Proteins from a genomic interval of Rhinoraja longicauda isolate Sanriku21f chromosome 16, sRhiLon1.1, whole genome shotgun sequence:
- the LOC144601140 gene encoding uncharacterized protein LOC144601140, with protein sequence MVGRLDSGEEAAAAAGPQLTHSLTPPPARTRPSYTPHLSVLPTRFRVDQSDGPAPLPASTTAELLVTSAVRARAPADHFRSPSHRKLQKKRLLQIKYHLKI encoded by the exons ATGGTTGGGCGGCTGGACTCCGGGGaagaggcggcggcggcggcggggccgcagctcactcactcactcactcccccgcCCGCCCGCACACGGCCTTCCTACACCCCGCATCTGTCTGTTTTGCCCACCCGCTTTCGCGTTGATCAGAGCGACGGGCCGGCTCCGCTCCCAGCTTCAACCACTGCCGAGCTTCTGGTAACATCCGCCGTGCGCGCACGCGCTCCCGCCGACCATTTCCGGTCCCCGTCGCACAG AAAATTGCAAAAGAAGAGGTTGCTTCAAATCAAATATCACCTCAAAATCTGA